GATGCGTTTCGTTACATCGGATTATTGGTAACCGGAAGTCGGAACGACGATCGGTCTTGGTCGAAGCAGACCCGGGTGGGTCGAGATTTTCATTAGTCTCTATGGAAGCTAATGTCAAAAGCTGTTGCGTTTTATCGGATTCTTAGAGCCAGGGACTCCGCGCAGCATTCCCAGTCTCTTCCTTTCGTTTCGACCGGTATCGtgttctctccctttctttgaGGTCAAATGTGAGAGAACACATGAGAGAAATTTCGGAACACTATAAGTTCCAGAGAGCTTGCAGGGATAAGAGGCCCGATCTTGCGACGAGGcgtttctttaatttctttcgaAATGGCGACACGGGTCACATGGTATTTTGGCTCGATCGGAGGAAGTCGTCGTGCTTCAAGAGCATCTAAATATTGCCcgtgaaattttgtaggataatGGCGGTAAGTGCAACAGTACCACCATGGGACTTCCCTTCTAGGCCATAATATATATGGGCCGGGAAACCCATTGACCGTACGCCTGATAGCTAGTAAGCCCAGTTCTGTGTATGGATGGGCCGGCCCATTCTCATTTTCGAATTGGTTTGGTGCCCGCTAATTCCGTTAATTTGACGTGGTCGAAGTGATAAAATCCTTAATTTCATCGTTGAAGCACTTGTCTAGAGTCTCTGTTAGAAAGTTAATCTATGAACATGTTACCACTCGAAAATAACACACGGCCCAGCAGTCTGGTCCGAATGCCGGCGAACCAGGCCCGGTGGTGGTCGATCGAGGACTGTGGCGCCGATGGAAGCGACTTGCAAAAACGCAATCTACGCTCTTCAAAAGCCGTAATCCATTTTTCTTGGCATTTAAATATGCAAAGTCTGCCAATCATTATTTTTCTGACAGGTGTCGCATGGTGTAGACTACCgttgatagttttttttatttggtcgggAACTACCCTTGATAGTTCGAGAACAACTCGATATACTTTTTTAAGGAATAGCGACATAAaagattcatgaactttaaccaAATGTataatgtgattcatgaacttttaatctgTTTAATATGATCTATAGACTTTTAGTACACGTTAATATAGTCCTTGATCTATTTGAAAATGTTCATTGTAGTCCCTCCATTAATTTAAAATcggggacaatattgaacatattTATCTTGTCTGGAGATTAAaatgaatatgtaccaaaaattcaaagaccatatTGATATTACACATTAGGTTAAAGTTTATAGaatatattgatcaaattaacaAGTTGAGCCAAAGCTTACTGACGTTTCATATTGTTAATATGGTCTATAGACTTTTAATACACGTTAATATAGTCATTGATCTGTTTGAAAATGTTCATTGTAGTCCCTCTATTAATTTAAGATCGGGGACAACATCgaacatatttattttgttcgcagactaaattgaatatgtatcaaaagttgatggaccatattacatattgggttaaagtttagaaatcaaattattcaaattaaaagttcggagattaCACTGCACGTCTAGCCAAAGCTCAGGAACTATTTGTGTgattattctttattttccttgttCGAGATGATGGCCGAGATGGACCATGGTGAGGCAGATGAGTGAGGAAACCATTATGGAGAAAGTTGTTGATAAGAGCTGAAGTGTTCCTTCTTTGGATAAACCGATAAATGTGAAGTAAATCGACAAAGCTTTGCTTATCTTCTTCTGCATTATTATAGTTCTCTTTTTGGGGCCAAGGAAGCTTTGGTCGATCTTCTTCCTAAAGAGAAAGTTCCATCCAATAGCAGACAATGGGGGCAGATGACAGATGTGACCGTGATGATGAGAACGGTAATGGTGGTTGGATCCGATTGTTCGAGTCGGATCCGTGGGTCCGGTTGGGTCCATGGTGCCCATTATTTTTGCCAATATCCTCCTTCACACACGTCGACCATGGCGTACGACGAGCTATCGTGCTTCTCCGATATCTCCTCTTTCACCACAGAAAACTGAAGCGTCTTAACTTCTCTGTGTATGATAGAGACATTGCAcatatctctccctctcttcacAGACAATCAATACCATGATTATGGTTATCGTACTTGTAATTCGTGATTTATGTCGATTAATAATGCTAACCACGGCTCTTTTAAAAAAGTTATCTACTCACTTGTAGGCAAAGATGGCAGCGTCGATCGCCATTTATGTGTGAAATCGATGCGGAGGATGGTGTCATATTCTAATTATCTCTTTGTATGTGCGGATGCTTCGAATCTCGGTTAACTTTGTGTGTGTACCGGATATGATACCCTTTGAAATTGGAGTCTTTTTTATGGACCGATGATGGTGCCATAATGCCTTACTTTGTGGTCTTTTCGAAAGGAATTAACTTGAGTACTAGTTATGAGACGAATGTAGAAAGCctgaaagaaaatgataaagatGCTATCGGAAATATCTTTGCAGAACAAAGTCACAGATATAGAATAATCTGGACGAGTCCATTAGTTGGTTTATAATCTCCTTCGTGtaagtttgtttgtttgtttgttttttgtacCCTAAAGAGGTCGTGAAGAGGCTCGGGATTATGTCCGTACAGATAGGATATGGACGAGATTGGAACCTACCACGTTGCTGCCAAAATGTCTGGTTCAAGGCACTAACTAAACACCAACGGCTCGTCTGATGAGTCACGTCGTCGGAGCCCCACTAGGTGCGAGTGGGAAAGCCTTAAGACTAACAATACATCTAAGCCTAAACCCGTCCTTCGTAGACTGATAggtgttttctaagatcgatGATAGACTGGATAATCTAACATGTGATGCAAATCAAGTCTCGGACCACTCGACCAACCACCTAGTTAGTACCAAACTTTGTCCAATCCTCATCACATATAATATTGCTTCACGAATCGGCAAACTTCAATGGCATGCTAAACATGACCCCGTTCATTTAGATATTTACATATATAATTATCACAACCCTTTGTTGATGAGGAAGCCACTTTAGTGGGACAGATCTGGAACGCATGAAATCTCACTGGCGAGGCAAGAGTTGGGGCCGGAAATAACggttttaggctccgtttgtttcgcaaaaaaaatgaatgactatagaaccattttcttgaaagcAATCGCTCACCTACATAAAATGGGTGAACGTCAAATGTTTTCATTGTCCACGAAGATGCTCCGATATGAATTATCGCCGATGAATGGGAACAGATTTTCATCAACTGATTATATTGAGCGACACAAGCCATCGTTTTCCCGATTTTTCGAATCAGACGGCATAGCCTTACTCGTCTGCACACAAATAAGAGCCTGCCGAGAATACATGGGGCGGCCCTACCAGACTGCGACTGAAGGAAGAATGCAGACAAACCTATGAGACGTGGGCATGAGGCAAGACTCCATAACCATAAGCGATGTACGTACGTGCTTGTGGTGGTCTTTCCACCGGGACCCTGTTCGTTACTTTGGGAAAAGCGGCGCAATCAATGTTGCGGCCACTGCCCAATTTCATCGATTTTGGCCCGTCTCCTACCCACATGAATTCTTCTGTGATTCACTTAGGGCTCGTTTCTTTGAGATTAATGCTATatttatttagcaaaaaataaataattatgaattttttttggcaaataatCGCTCGTATTGCTCGAAAATAATTAGCCATGGGTGAATGGAAAATGTTTATGTCTGAATATTTTTATAGACggcgaaaatattttcggttcatttatttttgtaaacgataaaATCTATCATtctgaagaaaatattttctaaatcattcattttttgctgaacaaatggagcctaaatgaATGCCAAATgacatttctttctctttgtcgTAGCCAACATGTAAAATACTATcacaattttataaaaattatgaaatactTACGCGTGAATAAATGGATCAATGTCAAAATGTTGTGAAAGTCTAAAATGTTTTAGATTGAAAAAGGGTCAAGATGCGTGAACCTTAAATTTTATAGATTAAAGCAAGAAGTAAAagttagagaaaatttcaaataaggatctgaagtgccatcattttctcaaataaggttaTAAAATGAATATTGTTTTAAAGAAAGGCACGAAATGCcgtcattatttcaaaaaaaggcttgaccaatggcattttcatcatttatttttttacttgtactttttcttttatgttttcccatttccttttttttccttttttcctcgaATCGGGCTTTAGTCTTTTGTTGtcatcttgagttttttttgcccttccttCTTGTCTCGTGGTGGTCTCGGGTGATGGTCGGCCATTGGCGAGGGCTAGGCGAGGcaacccttgcccggatctggCAAGGGCGAGGCGAACCCTTGCTTGGGTGAGCtgagggctgccctcgccaTGCCCAAGAGTGACCCTCGTTGGCGGCCGGCAAACTACCGGCgagatgaggaaaaaaaaaaaaaaaattaaaaaatgaaaaataaaaataaaaaatagcaatGACATAAATGTTCTTAGTCaggtatttttttgaaaaaattagagtatttcagacttttatttaaaataaatttaattttatgtccttatttaagaaaatgatccTATTTTGAGCtcataattgaaatttttcttaaaagttatgTCGGACTATGAATCTTGAAATGTAGTGAACCTCTCTATTTTTGGGGAGATACAAACAGCGTAATCACGTGGAGCTGAGCTTTACATCATTTCCCAGTCTCGAAAGGTGTCGACGTTCTGTTGCACTTTGGGATGTGCAGCAGCAGGTCGCTTCACCCTCTAGCCTGCGATGGGCCTATGGCAGCACTTCGATGCAACTGAAGATGTTGCTTGGGTTCTTGTCCTGGACAAATTAACaactgcaaatttttttaaaaaacaggGAGATAATTTTGAAGCTACATAGGATACGTGTTCGTCCAAAAATGGTCGGAGAAAAGCTGAAATGGGGGGCACACAGGCTGGAAAGCAAAGGCCATCGGCCGGAGAATTCAGGAGCCGTCCTTTTTGGCCCTCGTCTTCTGGTCACCTTTCTTGCACCGGTTACTAAAGGAGGTGACTTTGATTGGAAATCTTGAATTTTGGTGGACTCTGCAAAATTCCAAGCGAAAAGGCGACGTGGGTGTCACGATTCTGTCGATTGCGAAAAGTAGAACCAATCAAAATTCTCGATTCGCTGATATCGATCGACTGAAAAAGTCGCATTACCGGAACGGATCGAAAACACAAAACACGTCGGAGGACCCACGGGCTCGCAAGCGCGAGCGAGAACCCGGGTCGCGGCCGGCGTGAATTTCTCGGGATGGTCTTTTCTATTGCATTTCAAGGAATTTTCATGCGAATGCAGGCGCTTGCATTATTGGGGAGAGTGGTTTCCTTATCTGTACTGTGTACCACGGTCCACGACTCTGACCTGTCTTGCTCTGTTTTACTGCGGAGAGATGATGGAGAGTACTCTGCTTCGCAATTCTGAGGtcagaaagtgagagagagagagagagagagagagagagagaggggcacgTATGCCTTTCTTGCTACCTATAAATTCCCGCTCcccccactttctctctctgctTGCTTTGTGCTCTGTAAAGGCAAAACGAACTTCGTGTCATGCAAAAGCCTCAGAGATAAACCCCACTCCCCTCTTTCTTGCGCTGAAAGCCGAACACAGAGCTTGGATCACACGAAAGGGCGCGCGAAAATGCGGCCGTCGCCGATGGAAACAGCCACGAGAGCCGCTGCGGCGACCGCCATGCACCCGGCCCTCCACCTCGCTCCCCCGCCGGCGGCGACGTGCGGTCCCCACGGCTGCAGCTGGCGGGCCACGCCCCACTCCGACTGCTCCACCGGCGACCTCCAGACCTACGTCGTCGTACTCGTCCTCTGCTTCGTCATCTGCGCCCTCGCTCTCATCTTCGCCGTCCGCTGCTTCCTCCGCGGCGGCGGCGCCCCCcagcctcctccgccgccgcccacccGCCTGCCTCCTCTGGCTCGGGGCGAGGCCGAGCCGAAGTCCTCCGGCGAAGCGGCCGCTCCTccgatggcggcggcggcgctgGTAGTGTTCTCGCCGGAGGTGGAGCTGGCAGGGGCGGAGGCGGAGTGCGCGATTTGCCTGACCGAGTTCGTGGGAGGGGAGGAGATCAGGGTCCTAAAGAGCTGCGGGCACGGATTCCACGACCAATGCATAGAGAAGTGGTTGTCTTCGAAGTCGTCTTGCCCGACCTGTCGCAGTAGCTGCGTCGTCGCCGGTTGCTCGGAGCATGAGAACGGCACTGCCCAGTGCTCCGAGAACGGCGGAGCGACGGCATCTCTTTCTCACGAAGCGACAGAGCAAGCTTGATTGTCGAAGAGTTAGTGCAGTTTTTCATTCACTTTTTCGCCTTGGAAATTCGAATTTCGTCTCCTGTGTTGGCGATTGATTTTCTCAGTCATCAATGTAATGAGTGGTGAAGTCCCGTCTTGATAGTTCCGCGTGTACTTCaacttctcctcctccgccgccacgTGAGAGACTTCAAGCTCAGCACCTGAAGTTCCGTGCTGAACTAGACTTGATCATCGGACGCGTGGGACTAGACTACTTAATCGCCAAATCCGATCGGCCGGATTGGGCTCACGTCGACCGCAGAattgtgcataatttttttcttatatgcGAGCTCAGGCCGCAAGATGGCTGGACTTCAGGTGATCAGATCAAGGAGTCGACACATTCATCATCCTAAAACATAGAAATGAATGAATTGACTAACGCACTTACGAAAAATCGCAGGGAGAGAATCGAAAGCAGAGTATTACCAGGGATACTAATGTGACATTCTGCGAGGCAATGTTTTAATCAATTACAAGCCCTGTTAACAGAACTCGAACAGGAGGCGAAATACCTTAAAGCGAAGGGATCGAAGGCTTCCGGCATGAATACTATAAGTTATTGGCAGCTAGGTCTAAGATTGCATTTGGTTAAAATGAGGTGATCTGAACACAGAAACCGCTCTGAATTGAC
This sequence is a window from Rhodamnia argentea isolate NSW1041297 chromosome 3, ASM2092103v1, whole genome shotgun sequence. Protein-coding genes within it:
- the LOC115748038 gene encoding RING-H2 finger protein ATL79-like codes for the protein MRPSPMETATRAAAATAMHPALHLAPPPAATCGPHGCSWRATPHSDCSTGDLQTYVVVLVLCFVICALALIFAVRCFLRGGGAPQPPPPPPTRLPPLARGEAEPKSSGEAAAPPMAAAALVVFSPEVELAGAEAECAICLTEFVGGEEIRVLKSCGHGFHDQCIEKWLSSKSSCPTCRSSCVVAGCSEHENGTAQCSENGGATASLSHEATEQA